In Truepera sp., the sequence GGAGCCTCATGCGCGCGCCTCCTGCTTCAAGTCTACGGCGCCTTGGCGGGCGCGCGGCGCCCCTCCACCATGCGGATGGCGAACGTGAAGGCCACCAGGGTGACGGCGCCGAGGTAGGCCCAACCCAGGCGGTCGCTGCCCACCAGCACGCCGTGCAGGGTGCCGGCCACGAAGGCGGGGTAGGCCAGAAGGTGGAGCAGCTTGACCCACTTAGCGGGCAGCTTGCGGCGCCACGCGAAGGTGAGGAACGGCGCCAGCATGAAGTAGCTCGCCACCGTTCCGAGCCCCATGGCGAAGGGCGAGAAGGTGGCCATGCCCGGCACCAGCACGCCGACCAGCGGCTGGGAGTGAGTGGTTCCTACCAACGACAACGCCACGTGGACGGCCACCAACACCAGCCCACTTCCGGCGGTGAGGCCGTGCCAGCCGTACTGCAGCGGCTTGGCGAGCCAAGGCGGCGGCGTGAACCGCGCCGACAGCAACGCACCCGAGGCCACGCTCAACGCCAGCAGCAGGTAGCCGATCACTCCCGTCAGGCGCAGGAACGCCCACACCCAGGCGCTCGGCGCCAGGCCGGCGTACGCCAGCAGCCAGAAGGCGCCCAGGGCCACCACGGGCCCCCACAGGAGGTAACGGTTAACTTGCGGGTACGAAACTACTGGCAGCGCCATGCGCTACTCCTCTCACATCTTGTTCGAAGACGTCACCGGCGCGGTCGACCACCCACGCCCTTTCCACCTGCAGGGCGGCGGGCACCGGGGCCCCGAAGAGCAGCAACTTGGTAGCTACTTCCGCGCGTTTGAGCGAGCGGCCTACCACGGTGGCCTGCACCCAAGGCGATTCGCTCGGCCTGCCGGTGCGCGGGTCGATGAGGTGATGGGCGCCGCGCCAGGCGCGCCGAGCCACGCTGGAGGTGGCCACTCCCCACCTGCCCGGTGGGAGCGTGAGATGCCACTCCTCGGCGCCTCCCAGCAAGTTCACCTCCGTTGCCTGTCGCGAGTCGACGAGCACGTCCCCACCGGCGTCGATGATCACGTCGTGGCGACCAGCGGCGACGCGCTCCACCGCCCAGCCCTTGGCGGTGCCGCCGAGGTCGATGGCGGCGCCCGCCGGGAGCACTACCTCGCTCGGCGAAAGCCGCAACTGGCTGATGCCGGGTACGGCCGGCTGTTCGCCCTGCCCCTGCTCCCAACCGGCGCCCCGGCCGGCACCCTCCGTCCAGCTCTGGCGGTAACCGTGCCACTCCAACAGTCGGCCGATGAGCGGCGTCACCAGGCCATCCGACAGCCTGCAGGCCTCCACGGCCCACGCCAGCGCCTCGAGGAGCACGGGCTCCGGGTCGCTCAGCTTGCCGGCGCGGTTGAGTTGCGTGACGGGCGACTCGTGAAAGCGCGTCAAGCCTGTCTCCAGGCGGCGCAGCTCGGCGGCCATCTCGCGTGCCGGCCCGTAATGCCCTTGTGCCTCGATGACGACCGTGGTCCCCATGGCGTTGAAACTCAAGCTGGTTTTGGAGCCGGTCGTGGCGCGAGGGTGGACTCCAGGGAGGCGCCGGTAGGATCTTGCCGTCTGCTGGTCGGTCATGAGGCGCGCGTCGACGCCTTCGCCGAACGCGATCTGCCCGGCGCCAAGGTCACACGGGTCCCGAGTTGGGCTTGTGACGCGGAGTTGAGCGCCAGGCTCGGATAGACGGCCATCACTCGACCGGACGTGTCCACCACCACCAACTGGGTGGGCGACGCGGCCTGTACAGGGCTCGCCTGCGCGCGCAGCAGTTGCCAAGTGGCGCCCGCGCCCACGCCGATCAGGGCGGCGAGCAGCCAGGTGGTCGAGGCGGCCTTGTCGAACTTGGGGCGCCGCCCGGGCTTGGGCCGGACCGGCGCGGCCGTGGGTTTGGCCTCGCCCGGCGTCATTCGGCACTCCGGAAGTTCGCGATCGTCGTGATCAGGCCCTGGACCAAGGAACCCACTTCGGTCCGGTTCTCGTGGTCGTCGTGATGGTCGTCATCGTCGTCGTGCTTGGACTTGCGGTCCTTCGACTCCTTCTTGTCGTGGTCCTTATCGTGGTCCTTGTCGCGCTTCTCGTCGTGGTCCTTGTCGTGCTCGTCGTCATCGTGGTCGTCATCGTCATCGTCTTCGTAATAGGCGTAGTCGTCGACGTAGCCGTCTCCGTAGATGCCGGCGTAGGCGTCGGGGGAGATGGTCAGGGTGCCGTCGGGTCCGGTGGGCAGGGGCAGCGCCGTTCCACCGACCGCGGAGACGAGCCCCGGGTCGACTGCCTGCGAAGGCTGCATGGAATCCAGCAGTGCGTAGCCGGCGGCGAACGCGGCAGCGGCGCTGAGGATGGCGATTATCAAGGTGCGTGGCGACATGGTGTTCCTCCTTGACACCAAGTTGCGCCTGCTCGGTTAAGTGGGGGTTAGGGACCCCGTCCACCGGCAGGCACATAATCGGCCCATGCCCACAGCCATCGACCACCTGCTCTTCGCCGGCCCCGACCTCCCGACCCTCAAGCAGCAACTCGAGCAGCTGAGCGGCCTTGCGCCCGCCGGCGGCGGGCGCCACGAGGGCTTCGGCACGCACAACGCGCTGCTCGGCCTGGACGCCGACCGTTACCTCGAACTGATGGCGCCCGACCCCGCCTCGCCGTCCGGCGCGTTCGCGGACGCCATCGCCTACCTGGACGGGCCGGCCCTGCACACCTACTGCGCTCGGGTCGACGATCTTGGCGCCCTGTGTGCTCGCGCACGAGCGGTGGGCCTGGAGGCGACGGAGTCGCCGGGCTCTCGTGTGCGCCCCGACGGCTCACTGCTCGAGTGGACGCTGACCTTCGTCACCGGCCACCCCTACGGTGGCCACTTCCCGTTCTTCATCGATTGGCGTGGCTCGGCCCACCCGTCGGCGGCCCTGAGGGCCGGCCTGCGCTTGACGGCGTTGTGGCTCGAGCATCCCGACGCCGCTGGCCTCGCCAAGTTGCTGCGTGAGGTGGCCGGCTTCGGCGGGAGCAACGTGAGTGCGGCGGGGGAGTTGAGGCCGCTTACGGCGGTCACGCCGCGCCTGCGCGCCGACTTCACGGGTCTTAGGGGCGACTTCTGCCTTGGCGGCGGAGGTGCAGGTATGCGGCGCTGATCCGGGTGCCGCTACGGGGTC encodes:
- a CDS encoding VOC family protein, with product MPTAIDHLLFAGPDLPTLKQQLEQLSGLAPAGGGRHEGFGTHNALLGLDADRYLELMAPDPASPSGAFADAIAYLDGPALHTYCARVDDLGALCARARAVGLEATESPGSRVRPDGSLLEWTLTFVTGHPYGGHFPFFIDWRGSAHPSAALRAGLRLTALWLEHPDAAGLAKLLREVAGFGGSNVSAAGELRPLTAVTPRLRADFTGLRGDFCLGGGGAGMRR
- a CDS encoding FAD:protein FMN transferase, yielding MGTTVVIEAQGHYGPAREMAAELRRLETGLTRFHESPVTQLNRAGKLSDPEPVLLEALAWAVEACRLSDGLVTPLIGRLLEWHGYRQSWTEGAGRGAGWEQGQGEQPAVPGISQLRLSPSEVVLPAGAAIDLGGTAKGWAVERVAAGRHDVIIDAGGDVLVDSRQATEVNLLGGAEEWHLTLPPGRWGVATSSVARRAWRGAHHLIDPRTGRPSESPWVQATVVGRSLKRAEVATKLLLFGAPVPAALQVERAWVVDRAGDVFEQDVRGVAHGAASSFVPAS